The following DNA comes from Oncorhynchus gorbuscha isolate QuinsamMale2020 ecotype Even-year unplaced genomic scaffold, OgorEven_v1.0 Un_scaffold_5:::fragment_6:::debris, whole genome shotgun sequence.
AATGACACCATAGCACTGTAGTTATCCAGACCAGCGTCTCTCGCTCACTCTTCTCTGCCTTTCACTGCATCCAAGCAGTTACAGTGAAAGGCACAACACAAAAAGCTGAATTGTCTCCAGTGGGCAACActctactcaagtctctccaaaCTTTCCACCCTTCCAGGCCCCTTCACAGCATCATTGACTCAGGTCCACTCTCACTCAGCAGCTGACGGTGCTGGGAAGCTGTTTGCTCACAAAGTCTGAGATGAAGTCAAACTCGTTCTGGCCCAGGAAGAGTTCGGGCAGCTCCTGAACGCGGTCCAGGCCCAGCTCCATGACCAGGGACGTCAAAACCTCCTCGTCAATCATGTCTGCGTCCATGCCGTTCAAGGCTAGTGCCGGCCCAGCCATCTGCTGCATATTAGCCAGCTGGGCCGGGCCAATGCGGTACTGGGCTGCCCCGTTGCCCATGTGGTTGCTGTTCATGGGCCCCAGTGGATGTCCGTGATACTGGGTGTTGAGTTTTTGCAGATGCATGCTGGCCATGAGCTGCTGGGACGTGAGACCACCATTCATATActgctgttgttgctgtgggtgCTGCTGGGCCTGCTGTTGCTGGCTCATGTGATGGTGCTGGGGGTGGTGTTGCTGCTGGGCCTGCCCGTTGTTGTACATTATGTTACCAGACGTCATTTGGTGATGGCCCATCTGAGCCCCGTTGAGCTGTACATTCACGGGCCCCACCATGCCTTGCCGCTGCCTCATGGCCACCTCCATGGTGGCCTGCTGCTGAGGTCCCCCGCCGTAGTGCATCATCTGGCCATTGGGCAGGGCTCGGAGGCCAGGCTGAGGCACCACATGCTGCTGGTGGCCTGCCTGCAGGCCTCCGTTCATGCCCATTCTGTAGCCATGGAGGCCCCCACCCATAGAGCTGTGGTTCATGGGCATTATTAGATGATCCGCCATGGCTCCTGTCTTTGAGCATAGAGGAAACACAGTTAAAGCGATGCAGTTGATTTTCAACCCCTCGTGTAGGTAGGTAGAAGTTCAATGAGTAGCCTACATTTGGCACGATTGAAACCAATTAGTGAATAGGTGACATGCCATGGACATATGACTTGGCTGCACTATAGAGGAACCTGTCTGGATGCATAAGAGCAGTTTATGTAGAAAAACGGGTTGATTTGGCAACAAGACAATTTCGATATATTTGAGGTTTGAGAAATATTGTTACGCAATATTATTTCCTGGAAATATGTAGCCTACAATGTCCTAAACTGGCAGAGTGGAAACCACAGGAGACGCTTCCTATTCAAGAACCGCTGGGTTTGTGCTCTTTTCGCGAACACTAGAAAGCCTTTCCATGTCTTCCTCAGCGTCACTGCAAATACTCCTTTGTGGCTTGCCGATTGAAACAGGTAGGCTAAATATCAACCTTGTTACCTTTACAACTAGATATTCGATTGATTTAATAGATTATAAAATGCGTCTCGGTTAGTGATGCATTAAGTATAATTTGGTTTATATTCCCTCCACAGTGCACATCAAACACAATGAAACCAGCTCGGTTATTTTATGCACGTTGCAACAAAGAAGCGATACATTGGCATTATGCATTCTCCAACAACTGTAGCCTATATTATATGGTTGTTCAAATTTAGGATTGCTTCCCAAATTCAATTCATAACATCTACGACCTCCCTTTGTTAATACACACCACTATTTTATTTCAATCAAATATTTCTAGCCTACAATTGCATTGCTGATTAATTATTCCATTACTCCTAAAAACAACGAAAAGGCAAACAATGGATCAGCAACCCCAAGACCTTCACACAAACGCCAGACACCGAATTCTACAATAAATGCATTAAAACAAACACGTACCCGTATCTACTTGGATTAAAATTCAGGGATTTTGCTACTGCTACGTTTTGTTTGAGTTTTGCACTGCAAAGCGAGGTGTCTCCAGGTTACGGTATGTAATTCCACAGGGTTGCGCTTCATGCTCAAGCAGGGCCGATGCACAGATTGCCGCATCAGATCTTGAAACAACTGCCTATTTTCTGGGTCAACTCAGGGATTATACATCTAAAAAAAACTCAGGGTGAggcatggggggagagagaggtggagctaCGGTTGCCTCGCCTTTGTTCCGATTGGTCTCTACTTGATATAGTTGTGCATGTGCATAGAAAAAAGGAGTGGAGTACTGTGACACACTAGCCAATTTGAATACCCCACCCctctgtattttttaaataatcaatTATTCTCCCATAGAGAATGacagaggcctctagtggccagtTTTAGTATGGGCAATGCCATTGAGGATGTCCATGCTTctgccattttaaagtagtcaactttttatttaactaggcaagtcagttaagaacaatttcttatttacaatgacagcctaccccggccaaaccagtACTACATTGGGCCAAATgtacgccaccctatgggaccccaatcacagccagatgtgatacagcctggatttgaaccagggactgcagtgacacctcttgcactgagatgcagtgcctaagacTGCTGCAGCACTCTGGAGCCATTGCTATGGTTTCTGCCCCTCTCTGATATATGTGGACAACAATGTTTTAATAAAATTATCTTGTTTCTAAGATGTCGCTGGGTTTTAGTTTAACACACAAATACTGTATAATTCATAAGAGTTACAGTGGGAAATGTGTTTAATTATAATAGATAGGTAGGTggtttgtgtgtctgtttgtctacacctactggagtgtgtgtgtgtgtgtgtgtgtgtgtgtgtgtgtgtgtgtgtgtgtgtgtgtgtgtgtgtgtgtgtgtgtgtgtgtgtgtgtgtgtgtgtgtgtgtgtgtgtgtgtgtgtgtgtgtgtgtgtgtgtgtgtgtgtgtgtgtgtgtgtgtgtgtgtgtgtgtgtgtgtgtgtgcatcgacagggctgtagtggagcaagttgagaatttcaagttccttggtgtccacatcaccgaggatgtgtgtgtgtgtgtgagagagagagtctatgTGACACACCAGTCTGCTGTGCATTGCCTGAGTGTGTACGGGGAGGGGCAGTGGAATGCCTGTGCTATTCTAGGCCACTGGCAGCAGTGGCTGTTGTGATAGTGTGCTCTGACTGCAGATGCAAGTGCCTCAGATCGCCTTTCACCACAAGGACTCTAGCCTGCAATTGCAATTGAATGAAAAGATCATAGTATTTTGAGCAACCCATTGTGTaaagcaggtattcccaaactggggtacgcttAATGCCGTCAGAGGTAcgtcaaataaaaatgtgattaatgtaaaaaatatattattttttgtgtaaaaaaaactattcttcacattttcaaacagtccatttatattttccaacagggctaCACATTTGTGTCGTTTTTCTTTTCTCGTCTAAgaagcctcgtttcactgccaaaaataaaattcaaccatctagtgttcagcaaaataataacacaatgtcaaatacaggtagcctcgtCAAATaatcacattaactgttactcTTTCGctggaattccactaacggtctaTATGCAGCCAAACACAGATGCTGCTCTTAATGTTTGATCGAAAATtgataaatggttaaaaaaagtaAAGACACATACCAACTCTACTGGTACTACTGCAACTACCAGCAGTACACCTGTACCTGTCGACGACACATGTTGTTCTGTTTCCAGGAGCACATCCagtgctagcatcagtaattctacatttgttgttagcccagctagcatggaaactgacagttgtgaatctgatgcagccaaagagctactgcccccttacccgggaaagcaccgaacaacagacagggacgttggaccatcgaagaggcgcaaatatgataagaactacattgatttggggttcacttatattgtgagtagtgcctttcctcagccacagtgtgcaAAATATGcccatttgaaaaataagccacaggagttttttgagcgagaattaagatgACTTTTGAGTAGTATGACAAGTATAAAAGCAACAgacaccattaataagaaggggctagaagcgtcttatatggtgagctaccgagtggctaggacaggcaagccccatactattgtggaggacttaattcttcctgctgcctcGGATATGgttgggacaatgctgggggaaaaggccaaaaacactatacagacaatggcttcatcaaacaacactgtttcacgatgcATCATTGACAAGGCAGGAGATGTTTGGAAAACagttactgcttcgcatacaagccagtgaattctatgcattacagctggatgagtaaaCAGACATGGCGggtctggcacagctcctggtatatgtccgttacgttaacgggggggtcaattaaggaagacatcctcttctacAAACCACTGGAAACCGCAATGGATTTTTTAAAGTACTgtacagctttgtgacatcacatggactttggtggtcaagatgtgttggtatctgtactgatggtgcaaaagccatgacaggaagACATaatggagtggtaacgcgcgtgcaagcagttgctcccgtaGCCACTTAGGTACACTCCACttaggtacactgcagcatccactgagaggctctttctgccaagggaatgcttgacagcttgaaagatgttttggacactacagtgaaaatggttaactttgttaaagcaaggcccctgaactctcgtgtattttatgcactatgcaatgatatgggcagtgacaatgtaacacttttacaacatacagaagtgcgctggttatcaaggggcaaagtattgagacgttttttgaattgagagacgagcttaaagttttctttactgtcCATGATTTTCACTTGTCTGTCCGCTTGCACAATGACGAGtatctcacacgactggcctatatGGGTAATGTTTTTTTCTTACCTGCATGATCTGAATCTAGTATTACAGgaactctccgcaactatattcaatgtgcaggacaaaatttaggctatgattaagaagttggagctcttctctttctgcattaacaaggacaacatgcatgtctttccatcattgtatgatttgtttgtgtgcaaatgaacccAAGCTTACGgataatgtcaaatgtgatatagcgaagcacctgagtgagttgggtgtgcaattatgcgggtactttcccgaaacggttgtcacaaacaactggattcgttatccctttcatgccctgcctccagttcacttaccgatatctgaaattgaaattgcaacaagcggttctgtgaaaatgtcatTTAATTCAGAAGCCACTGCCTGATTGGGctgtgctcagagtatcctgccttggcaattcgaactgttaagacactgatgccctttgcaaccacgtacctatgtgagagtggattctcagccctcactagcatgaaactcaatacaggcacagactgtgtgtggaaaaagactgagactctctccaatataacccaacattgcagagttatgtgcatcctttcaagcacacccttctcattaacttgtggtgagttattcacaattgttGATGAACAAATGAGGTTTTAAATGtcagatggctaaataaagagcaaaattattgattataattatttgtgccctggtctgtaagagctctttgtcacttgccacgagccgggttgtgacaaactcacactcattcttatgtttaataaatgtatcctaAAGTgcgtgtgtggcaggcttacaattatgacaacaaacaaaaaaattgagagtgcgctgaccctggtgccagAGCTGGAGGtcgaatgtttgaaggggtacgggactataaaaagtttgggaaccactgatctatGTTATTTACATGGTATCCATTCGGATAACTGTCTCATCCCAGCAATATTCCCACATTTGGCTAAtctctatctgctgtattatacCATGCTCTCTTTTTCCTCTGACTTTCCAGGAGGTCCACAAAGTGACACGAAGCATTATCGCCTCTCCCGCACCTGGTCCTCTCTATAAATCACTTTTATAGATAGGATTTGTGAGATTCCCCATAATGGGTTTAGACTGCCTTAAAATAGATTCCTCTCTCAGTTATTTTCTTTTCAAATTGTGTTTATAGGTTTCGTGCTGCTACAATCAATAAATGGCAATCTATCCAATCCATCATACTGTTACTAGCTGTCTCGTTTGGAGTATTTTATCAATCATTGACAAAGTAACAATAAAAGCAAGCCATCCTGCATCCTTCCT
Coding sequences within:
- the cited4b gene encoding cbp/p300-interacting transactivator 4b gives rise to the protein MADHLIMPMNHSSMGGGLHGYRMGMNGGLQAGHQQHVVPQPGLRALPNGQMMHYGGGPQQQATMEVAMRQRQGMVGPVNVQLNGAQMGHHQMTSGNIMYNNGQAQQQHHPQHHHMSQQQQAQQHPQQQQQYMNGGLTSQQLMASMHLQKLNTQYHGHPLGPMNSNHMGNGAAQYRIGPAQLANMQQMAGPALALNGMDADMIDEEVLTSLVMELGLDRVQELPELFLGQNEFDFISDFVSKQLPSTVSC